The Toxoplasma gondii ME49 chromosome XI, whole genome shotgun sequence region ATCGAAAGCTGAAGGCGACGTGCCTACGTTAATTACGGTGTTTACTGTTCACAGCTTCCAGGCCAGCATGAGATCTGTTAGGATATAGTAGTCCACTTTAGTTTATCTGGGCAGTCCAGAGAGGCGGTGCGAAAGAACGGAACCATGGACCTGCTTTCCACTTGTCCCTTGGCTTCACTGAATTTTCGGCGCTCACTGCCTGCAGTATCCCTCTACACAGACGATCTAAATCTTTCGGTTTCTTTGTTTGACCAATTCGTCTGTGCCGACCTTCCTCACACTGCCAGATGCTCTACTGTAGCGAGACGTCTGTCTTAGCTATGTAAGGTGCCATGGTGCCTGCACATCAGCGAACTCTAATAGTTGCAAATGTCGCCGAAAATTCTTTTCCCTCGCATGCGTGCGGCAGGCCCTCCAAATATAGCAAAGTCGTGGACTATTGGACCGATGTGACTATAACGAATTTCGTGGCTCCACGTGGTTGAGAGATTGTGCAGGTCCACCACGTTTGTCGCTGGATAGCAGATCCTCTAAACAAGTCACCTGCTTATTGTTACGGTGAAGGGGCTTATGTTAGGAGCATAAAAGCGGTCGGAGGCGTTCTTTCCCGGGGACCTTCCGCGGATGTCGAAAGCGGTATGCCGTCACAGGTCCGTCTGTGGTTTCGGTGACAAAGACAAGACTTTTCCGACATCGTGCAGTTGAAGGCTTTTCCAGTCGAGGTTCAGCAGACTTTCAACAGACCACTGAACACGTTCCCCTGGCACTTCTATGCGTAGGTACGGAAACAGTAGATCCACTGTGGATTCATTCACCTTTAACCTGTCTATACTGAGAGACCAGAACCTCATTCTGTCTCCCAAGCTCGAGCGTCGAAAACACACTGACTTCTACCTCTCTCCTCGGCACCCCTCCCGCAGAAAACTCGTCACACGGTGGCGACTCCGCTCCCTGGAGGACACCACACACCACATTACGTTTAGAACTCGTCGGCACTAACAAACGGGAACGAAAATTACAAGTAATCACTAAAACACTACAATTCAGCCAATGCATTACCCCCTGTCCACACTAAGACTGATCCTGTCGGTTGATACGGCAATCCGCCTTCGCTTTGTAGTTGCTCAAAGGCATTCTCTGTCGATAGCGCGCAATTTCTGTTCTCGTCACAGTGGTGCTCAtatttctcttttttcccctttttcAAAAAATTAAAGTTCCGCACCTTATGGAATCCCTTTTAGCATCGCATAATATGCTAGAAGATTCTCTTCAGGTACGATGGGGTGCCTCGCGGTTTATGTGTCCTCCGAAACCCGAtaactctctttctccacgctttttcttctttatCGTGCGTTCAAAGGCGGAACCAGACCGCTGGTTGCCACTATCTCTCTGGCGCCTTCGAATTTTACAATACCCCAGCGCCGTGACGGTATCTGATGGCCCCCAACCTGTCGCAAGTACTCGCAAAACAGGCATTTAGAATGACAGAATGCGAAGAGGACACGCGACGATGATCACTAAAATGTTTCCTCCTTCTGAAGCTTCGACAGACACCGTAGAAGACGGTTTGTCATGACGGTAGCTCTCTGTTGCTGGCTGGCATGCTGTTATCATGTGACTGTGGAAGGGTCGTTAATCCTAAGTGTGTTCTCTCGCGAATCCGCATCGCAACAGCTTCCCGACAAAGATTAATTTGTTCGACATGTTGCGTGGAATGGGAAATTTTACCTTTTTTGTGTCGATCTAAGTTCTTGTTATTCTACAAGCAACATACACCTTGTACGGTAGATTCGCTACTGCCTTATACCTTATTGCCGGACTGGTCTATGGTTAGACCCAACCGGCTGAAAATGCCCTTGCTTGCAACCACCTCCCTTCTCGGCACTGGCATGATCTCGTTGTGCCAGAAGTGACCTATGTAAAATAACGACAGATTTGCCCGAACCCCGTGTCCGCGACTCGACCCTCTCAGCTACATgtccttcttccgctctgtcaaaagcgaaagaagtAACTGAACACCTTCGCGCTGTGCCCGGTGCTCTTCGGCAGTGACTTGAAAGATGTCTTCACTGTAGCCACCGTTTCGGGCTCTTCGGGAAATCACCTTTTTCGCCGCGTCCACGTCAATTTCTCTCCAAAAAGACTCCGGGCGCCTCTGTGACCCAAGCCCCAGAGAGCACAGATCGGCAGCGGTGGTCGACTCAGCTGTTGCAGACAGAATGCGATGCACGCGCGCCTCCCCTGGAGAAAGCATCTCGGCCAACGAAGgacgagacgacgaagaagaaagacgtggaggaaaaaaaagagacaaagacgacgaggacggagaggacagaggaggagCCGGGGTAGGAAGCTCTTCTGTGAAAGACGCACTCTGCGAAGGACACAGTGGCGATTTAGAGACAGCGACgtgagagaagcaaagggcGGCATCTATAGGACGAGGCAGCGTCTCTTCGCGGATGTCTCTGGTGGTGGTGGgagtgtctcctgtctcatTCTCGTGTACCGTTCTCCACGAGTCGGTCTCCGTAGTGTCTCGAGTCTTATGGAGGGGCACATGCGCACTGAGTACGGATTTCGCTTGTTGAGTGCagcgcctctttcttccggtcgtcctctcgtttctcttaTCTCCGTCTTCGGAtaagagacgaaagagatcCGCTTTGAAGAAAGGCCGACGCGCTCGCGTCCAGAGATgaaagacgacagaaaaCCGCGGGGCGTAGAAAGACCAGCCGTGCGTGAACAGCCGCAGCGTCATCGTTTGCTCTTCCCCAAAGAACACAAAGTGAAGCCGAGGGTCGTATCCCACTTCTCGAGTCACACGCGCCGGACCAAAGGAGAAACCTGCTGCCCAAAACAGAGACTCGAGAGGGCGAAAACAATTCAAAGatccagaagaagacggaggcgcgaaaaaagaaggcgacgaccgAGCAGCAGACAGATCAGAGGAAGCTAGGAAGGACGGCGGTGCGGATTCTGCAGGCTTCGAAGGGCCTCCCTCGCTCGCGCCACATGCGGCCTCTGCAAACCCGCAGCAATGGAGGCAGGGACAGGAGCAGGCTGTCACCTGGTTCAAGCGAtgtgtcgttttttctggaacATCTCTCGCGTCAACGCCCAGGCCGGAACTCTCCGACGAAGGGAAAGAAAGTGGAACTGTGGAAGCAtcggaaaacgaagacgacgcgcAAGACAGCGAGGTAGAAGGCGAAGGGATAGGTGGCGACGAGgccagcagagacgaacATCCATCGTCGATGATatgctcttttctcgtcgacCCCTGCCCTGCTCCTCCTGACCCCATACATGCCGCCTTCAAGGTTGGACCTGGAACTCGCAGCATTCGGCCTTTGGTACGAAGCAAGCCGTTTCTGTCAAAGTGTCCTGCACATAAAAGAATCCCCGGAAAGTATGTTTCGGGGAAGCTTAGCCTCGGAATCTCGTTGAGGGTCTCGTATTCGGcattcttttctccttcgcctgtctcgtccCTCCCGACCGTCAGgatttttttctccttcccttcgtTTATTTTTGCTTGCAGCGGGAGAACGAGATCGCGACTGTCCTGGATCCCACGAGCAACAGGAGAGACTTCAGCTGAACTCGAGCTACAGACCTGCTGAGGGCAAAGTGTAGCGGGTCCATCCACCACTCCGGACCTCTCAGCCTCGCTGCTTGAGCACCAAGAATCACACGAAGAAGCAGTGAAACAAGAAGTCAAAGtgggagatgaagaagaagcagaagaagtaAAAGGAGAAAGATAAGAAGTAGAAGAAGAGCTTGGTGAAGAACTGAAGGAAGACGTAGAAGTCGGGAAAGCGGAAGAGgcggaggacgaagaagtagaagaagagagacaagctgaagacgcaaaagatgaagaggtagacgaagagacaggtggaagggaggagagagtctGTGCTGGTGGCAACAGTGAAATCAAAGACGGAGCAGCACAAGCCTCAGACAGGCAAttcgaaaacgaggaaaatgCCTCCTGTCCGCTCGTCTGAGGAGGCCGAGGATACTCAAAGAACGGCGTTCCTTCCTCGTAGCCAGGGGGGTATCCTGTCAAGATGACTTTTTCCGTTAGAAGCaacgaactgcatgcagagcgaagaagatcGAAGGATGtaccagaagaagaggcacccCGATGCGGTGAAAAGGAAGAATGGGTAGACTGCGAAGACGCTTgagctcgtcttctctcagcCGAAAGAGCCGCTGCAAGTTTCAGCTGGCGGAGGAGAAAGCAATCAAAATGGGGGGCAAACCGCATGTGAGAATCAGTTTGGAGGAAAAGCTCGagccgcgtttcctctccacttgTTCGTGCTTCTCGACTCGGCGACACCGGCAAAAGCCACTCGCAGATGGCTCGCGCTAAACAAGgccctctgctttctcgccaGTCAAGAAACGctatgcgcatgcatgctcgttcgtcttcctcttcgtcttctcttgcttcttcctcaatCCTCACGCTTCTcctgtcgtctcctctgtctgggGCATCtacgtcctcttcttcccctttcccTGAAGCACGCCTgatgtcttctctctctgagacTTGTTTTGAGGCCGGAGGTACTTCTGATTCAGAGGGCGACGAAGCCGGTaaaggcgaagagcgggAAAGAGGCGGCCGCCAAGAAGGAGCATGCACGGAGGACTCAAAGGAAgtggaagaacaagaggaaaccGGTGCTCGGCTCGTAGCATCGATTCTACTTGTGGTGCGTCTCTCCTTGATCTTTGGCATCAGAAGTTCAAGAACAGGAATCCGAAGTAGCTGGTGGGCTGTCTCTTGTTTGTgctctctttgtcttgtcTGTTGACCTATGTCTTGGTCTTCACCTTTCCTCGAGTCTTCCacgacaaaagagaaacgcgcctTGTCCTCttcagaaggaagagcaggaagTACAACAGACAGGAGGTAGCAGCGTAAAGGCAAGTGTCGAGCCGTCGCTGCTTCGTGTGCATCCTCCTCATCGTGACTCTCTTCGACGCCCTCCGTGACATCAAGAGAAAAGGGGGGTTTTCTGGCGAGCAAGCTCATCTGCAGCCATCGAGGAAGCAGGTCGATAATCTGTCTCATTGCCACTCTCttcagcgaaagagagaagccagGAGGCAACATAGGAAGTGCCGTAGTCACAGAATCggggaaggaagcagagaaagaggacaaCGAAGCCGAGGCCCTTCCGTTCCGCTCCTGGGCTGTCTGTGGATGTGGCTGTGTCGGCTGTGCCtcccgtgtgtctctctcactcATCTCTGGGGCTCCAAGCGAggtttttctccgttgtGTCCCTTCgttttgcttttctccgcACACTCTCTTTAtgtcgcatgcgttttcccccgagaaagcagaagtaTTCGGGAAGTGTTTCCCGccccgtttttttctcgcgagaATCCTCTGTCGATGCGATAGGCTTGCATCGGCACCGATCCGCCGACGCCAAATAAAAAGTGCAA contains the following coding sequences:
- a CDS encoding glycosyltransferase, putative (encoded by transcript TGME49_315885), which codes for MDACGRTKAHQRVSCSFAPIGSEIEKELPVRISWSVASYRDNQLASTLLSAFHFAHFPSRLFPVVLWQGELQAPCCLCRTAKVPETGPGTGGKETNFTKADAEESSTSFPHCQTKCTKSVSDVAQVEKGDAHQGKRSQRNNTLESSEVDEENGDAVESVSTDGYRGHGKEPLTSSKSGREGTAAAPDTRFEPVSRSVSSCAQKQRRLDGCHCWCHTFKETVSSFASQSNLLEAHPVGRDSRHPRAADSAEGRDGQSASYERIWRWQVERGKRLTERKETAKYFLVPCDNASETKPPAVEPNPATAVGEPPTKSNLNEESFDLWELALFIWRRRIGADASLSHRQRILARKKRGGKHFPNTSAFSGENACDIKRVCGEKQNEGTQRRKTSLGAPEMSERDTREAQPTQPHPQTAQERNGRASASLSSFSASFPDSVTTALPMLPPGFSLSLKRVAMRQIIDLLPRWLQMSLLARKPPFSLDVTEGVEESHDEEDAHEAATARHLPLRCYLLSVVLPALPSEEDKARFSFVVEDSRKGEDQDIGQQTRQREHKQETAHQLLRIPVLELLMPKIKERRTTSRIDATSRAPVSSCSSTSFESSVHAPSWRPPLSRSSPLPASSPSESEVPPASKQVSEREDIRRASGKGEEEDVDAPDRGDDRRSVRIEEEAREDEEEDERACMRIAFLDWRESRGPCLARAICEWLLPVSPSREARTSGEETRLELFLQTDSHMRFAPHFDCFLLRQLKLAAALSAERRRAQASSQSTHSSFSPHRGASSSGTSFDLLRSACSSLLLTEKVILTGYPPGYEEGTPFFEYPRPPQTSGQEAFSSFSNCLSEACAAPSLISLLPPAQTLSSLPPVSSSTSSSFASSACLSSSTSSSSASSAFPTSTSSFSSSPSSSSTSYLSPFTSSASSSSPTLTSCFTASSCDSWCSSSEAERSGVVDGPATLCPQQVCSSSSAEVSPVARGIQDSRDLVLPLQAKINEGKEKKILTVGRDETGEGEKNAEYETLNEIPRLSFPETYFPGILLCAGHFDRNGLLRTKGRMLRVPGPTLKAACMGSGGAGQGSTRKEHIIDDGCSSLLASSPPIPSPSTSLSCASSSFSDASTVPLSFPSSESSGLGVDARDVPEKTTHRLNQVTACSCPCLHCCGFAEAACGASEGGPSKPAESAPPSFLASSDLSAARSSPSFFAPPSSSGSLNCFRPLESLFWAAGFSFGPARVTREVGYDPRLHFVFFGEEQTMTLRLFTHGWSFYAPRFSVVFHLWTRARRPFFKADLFRLLSEDGDKRNERTTGRKRRCTQQAKSVLSAHVPLHKTRDTTETDSWRTVHENETGDTPTTTRDIREETLPRPIDAALCFSHVAVSKSPLCPSQSASFTEELPTPAPPLSSPSSSSLSLFFPPRLSSSSSRPSLAEMLSPGEARVHRILSATAESTTAADLCSLGLGSQRRPESFWREIDVDAAKKVISRRARNGGYSEDIFQVTAEEHRAQREGVQLLLSLLTERKKDM